A stretch of the Teredinibacter haidensis genome encodes the following:
- the fis gene encoding DNA-binding transcriptional regulator Fis: MNTADTLLREGAREFSTQPVNGEQYNSSQEPSLRDSVEKAVSNYFQHLDGQDVSDVYDMVLAEVEAPMLEVVMKYTRHNQTRAAQVLGLNRGTLRKKLKQYGLL, from the coding sequence ATGAACACAGCGGATACGCTTCTGAGAGAAGGCGCGCGAGAATTTAGTACTCAACCCGTCAACGGTGAACAGTACAATAGCAGCCAAGAGCCTTCATTGAGGGACAGTGTAGAGAAAGCCGTATCTAACTACTTCCAACACCTCGACGGTCAAGACGTGAGTGATGTTTATGATATGGTATTGGCAGAAGTCGAAGCGCCAATGCTTGAAGTTGTTATGAAGTACACCCGACACAACCAAACCCGTGCAGCACAGGTTCTAGGCCTAAACCGAGGCACACTGCGTAAAAAACTCAAACAATACGGATTACTTTAA
- the dusB gene encoding tRNA dihydrouridine synthase DusB: MFQIGPYTIAGRTVLAPMAGVTDAPFRRLCRQFGAGLTTSEMVTSDTRLWSSNKTRSRLAGEAQEQTPISIQIAGSDPQMMAEAAQLAVANGAKIIDINMGCPAKKVCKKLAGSALLQNESLVAEILTTVVNSVSAPVTLKTRTGWDSTNRNGKRIARIAEESGIQALAIHGRTRACRFNGNAEYDTIAEIVDSVALPVIANGDIDTPQKAERVLAYTGAAAVMIGRPALGNPWIFEQVEHYLQEGKLKTTPSAHQLQKTLAWHLNELTVFYGETKGVRIARKHTRWYLERYQGAKTFLQHFNQLDTLQSQLEAVTNFFNRPETHEENAA, encoded by the coding sequence TTGTTCCAAATTGGACCTTATACCATTGCGGGCCGAACTGTGCTTGCGCCCATGGCTGGCGTAACCGATGCACCCTTCCGCCGCCTGTGCCGCCAATTCGGGGCCGGACTGACAACATCAGAAATGGTAACCAGCGATACCCGCTTGTGGAGCAGTAACAAAACTCGCTCGCGACTAGCCGGCGAAGCGCAGGAGCAAACCCCCATCAGCATACAGATTGCTGGCAGCGATCCACAAATGATGGCCGAAGCTGCGCAACTAGCGGTTGCTAATGGCGCCAAAATCATCGATATTAATATGGGCTGCCCGGCTAAGAAAGTGTGTAAAAAACTGGCGGGCTCAGCGCTCCTACAAAATGAATCCCTAGTAGCAGAAATACTCACGACGGTTGTTAACAGTGTTTCTGCTCCAGTAACGCTAAAAACCCGAACAGGTTGGGATAGTACCAACCGCAATGGAAAGAGAATTGCCCGTATTGCCGAGGAGAGCGGCATACAGGCCTTGGCCATTCATGGCCGAACACGCGCTTGTCGCTTTAATGGTAATGCTGAGTACGACACCATTGCCGAAATAGTCGACAGCGTTGCTCTCCCAGTGATCGCCAACGGAGATATCGATACCCCGCAAAAAGCTGAACGTGTGCTCGCGTACACGGGAGCCGCAGCGGTAATGATCGGTCGCCCCGCCCTTGGTAACCCCTGGATTTTTGAGCAAGTCGAGCACTACCTGCAAGAAGGTAAGCTCAAAACCACGCCCAGTGCGCACCAGTTACAAAAAACACTGGCTTGGCACCTTAACGAACTTACAGTGTTCTATGGAGAGACGAAGGGCGTTCGCATTGCGCGAAAACACACTCGCTGGTATCTCGAGCGATACCAGGGGGCAAAAACGTTCCTTCAACACTTTAATCAGTTAGACACCTTACAATCACAACTTGAGGCCGTGACAAATTTCTTTAACCGGCCAGAAACACATGAGGAAAATGCAGCATGA
- a CDS encoding DUF3426 domain-containing protein, whose protein sequence is MAETITRCPKCHTSFRITEAHLKSAKGAVRCGSCLNIFNARAHLVQNAALETTPVETPKPKPKTKPKPLTNKPKKSAPKPAPIQKPVIEDTHKEDDDILISDDMPLDELDTEEKGDYEADFNDNILYSTSVGSQESNLFEREILQEDDDDEETSDESWALDLIDGAEDEQLYVRKDTSQDNNSADDANHDNNHDLSEDHYEESNYSDYHAEYSEKEIEEAAHRSTTDRIHEPVFTSAEPSLSELEAIIEPDYETAATPQHQFIHAIEPEPVEFSYRKNRHFLESKLLWAPLIGLMSIALVAQVAWLQFDRLNRTEPYRSYYAQACQWLNCTLPPLVNRAEIHAVNLVVRSHPERSNALVVDAVLQNAAAFPQRFPSLDLVFTDMQDQPVAARRFEPREYLGGEMAGKDSMPSKQPIHIALEIADPGPKAVGYRITIAQ, encoded by the coding sequence ATGGCAGAGACCATTACGCGCTGCCCAAAGTGTCACACATCCTTCCGAATCACCGAGGCACATCTTAAGTCTGCCAAGGGTGCGGTTCGCTGTGGCTCCTGCCTGAATATTTTTAATGCCCGAGCCCACTTGGTGCAAAACGCCGCGCTTGAAACAACTCCTGTCGAAACGCCCAAACCAAAACCCAAGACCAAACCAAAACCATTAACCAACAAACCGAAAAAGAGCGCACCCAAGCCTGCGCCAATACAGAAGCCAGTAATAGAAGACACCCATAAAGAAGATGATGATATTCTGATCAGCGATGATATGCCGCTGGATGAACTCGATACCGAAGAAAAAGGCGACTACGAAGCCGACTTCAACGACAATATCCTTTACAGTACATCGGTAGGATCACAGGAATCCAACCTGTTTGAGCGGGAAATTCTTCAAGAGGATGACGACGATGAAGAAACGTCCGATGAAAGCTGGGCGCTTGACCTTATTGATGGCGCCGAGGACGAACAACTCTATGTCCGCAAAGATACCTCGCAAGACAACAATAGTGCAGATGATGCGAACCACGACAATAATCACGACTTGAGCGAAGATCATTACGAAGAATCCAACTACTCCGATTACCACGCTGAGTACAGTGAAAAAGAAATAGAGGAAGCGGCCCATAGAAGCACGACCGACCGCATTCACGAACCGGTTTTTACTTCTGCAGAACCATCCCTGAGCGAGCTGGAAGCCATTATCGAACCAGATTACGAAACCGCCGCCACGCCACAGCACCAATTTATCCACGCCATTGAACCGGAACCGGTAGAATTTTCCTACCGCAAGAACCGACATTTTCTTGAGTCCAAGCTACTCTGGGCTCCTCTGATTGGTCTTATGAGTATTGCCTTAGTGGCACAAGTCGCCTGGCTTCAATTTGACCGCCTAAACCGTACAGAGCCCTACCGCAGCTACTACGCCCAGGCCTGCCAGTGGCTCAATTGTACTCTCCCCCCCCTAGTTAACCGAGCCGAGATTCACGCTGTCAACCTAGTGGTTCGCAGCCACCCCGAGCGCAGTAATGCACTGGTGGTCGATGCTGTATTGCAAAATGCAGCCGCCTTCCCTCAGCGTTTTCCATCGCTCGACCTCGTTTTCACCGATATGCAGGATCAACCCGTTGCCGCTCGTCGCTTTGAGCCCCGCGAGTACCTGGGGGGTGAAATGGCCGGCAAAGACAGTATGCCTAGCAAACAGCCCATTCATATTGCTCTCGAAATTGCCGACCCCGGCCCCAAGGCCGTGGGCTATCGCATCACAATAGCCCAATAA
- the prmA gene encoding 50S ribosomal protein L11 methyltransferase → MPWLQLRIDSSRDQAPIVETALLENGSLAVTLEDNADQPIFEPELGETPLWQETRVTGLFDADVNTAQIRADIAKYFQRGTGKMLDSANWHLLEDKDWEREWMSHYHPIQCADNLWICPSWTSPPNPNAVNLMLDPGLAFGTGTHPTTFLCLKWLAEQAVEGKTVTDYGCGSGILGIAALLLGASKATGVDIDPQALLATRDNVQRNALQAEQFPVFFPDACPREPVDIVLANILAGPLVELAPTLGKLLKPGAKLCLSGVLNTQQQSIVAAYESSIDIDSVETKDEWICITGTAKP, encoded by the coding sequence ATGCCCTGGCTACAACTGCGCATCGACAGCTCGCGCGACCAAGCCCCTATCGTTGAAACCGCGCTTCTTGAAAACGGCTCACTAGCCGTGACCCTGGAAGATAACGCTGATCAACCCATTTTCGAGCCCGAGCTAGGTGAAACCCCCCTGTGGCAGGAAACCCGCGTTACAGGTCTGTTTGACGCGGATGTCAATACCGCACAAATACGTGCAGACATAGCCAAGTACTTTCAGCGCGGTACGGGAAAAATGCTCGACAGCGCCAACTGGCACCTATTGGAAGATAAAGACTGGGAGCGGGAATGGATGAGCCACTACCACCCCATTCAATGTGCCGACAACTTGTGGATATGCCCTAGCTGGACATCGCCACCCAACCCTAACGCGGTAAATTTGATGCTGGATCCGGGTCTGGCTTTCGGCACCGGCACCCACCCCACCACCTTTCTTTGCCTTAAATGGCTGGCTGAGCAAGCGGTAGAAGGCAAAACCGTTACCGACTACGGCTGCGGCTCAGGCATACTGGGCATTGCGGCCTTATTACTGGGAGCAAGTAAAGCCACTGGCGTTGATATCGACCCTCAAGCGCTGCTGGCAACCCGTGACAACGTACAGCGCAACGCCTTGCAGGCGGAGCAATTCCCGGTCTTTTTCCCTGACGCCTGCCCCCGCGAACCGGTCGACATCGTACTCGCCAACATCCTTGCTGGCCCATTGGTTGAGCTGGCGCCCACGCTCGGTAAACTACTCAAGCCCGGAGCCAAACTCTGCCTTTCCGGCGTGCTGAATACCCAGCAGCAATCTATTGTTGCCGCTTATGAGTCCTCGATCGATATCGACAGCGTCGAGACCAAGGACGAATGGATTTGCATAACAGGAACAGCTAAGCCGTGA